A section of the Flavobacteriales bacterium TMED191 genome encodes:
- a CDS encoding RluA family pseudouridine synthase, with protein sequence MKDWILYEDNHIIIVNKPSKLPVQGDKTGDNTLLDIGKEYIKKTYNKLGNVYLGLPHRIDRPVSGIVILSKTSKSLSRMTRLFREKNIKKTYWAIVKNKINQNSGELIHFLKKNRKLNKSFVGQEEQKGFLKSQLKYKLLKKLNNYFLYEIELITGRHHQIRVQLSAIGSPIKGDIKYNAKGTNKDASINLHSRNIKFIHPIKKTEISITAPTPNDPIWKSC encoded by the coding sequence ATGAAAGACTGGATTCTTTATGAAGATAATCATATAATAATAGTTAACAAACCTTCAAAATTACCTGTTCAAGGAGATAAAACAGGGGATAATACACTATTAGATATTGGGAAAGAGTATATAAAAAAAACATACAATAAATTAGGTAACGTATATTTAGGTCTTCCTCACAGAATTGACAGACCAGTAAGTGGAATAGTAATACTATCTAAAACAAGTAAATCTCTATCAAGAATGACAAGATTATTTAGAGAAAAGAATATAAAAAAAACATACTGGGCAATTGTTAAAAATAAAATAAACCAAAATTCTGGTGAATTGATTCATTTTCTAAAAAAAAATAGAAAACTAAATAAATCATTTGTTGGACAAGAAGAGCAAAAAGGATTTTTAAAATCTCAATTAAAATATAAACTATTAAAAAAACTAAATAATTACTTTCTTTATGAAATTGAATTAATCACAGGCAGACACCATCAGATAAGAGTACAATTATCTGCAATCGGATCGCCAATAAAAGGAGATATAAAATACAACGCAAAAGGAACTAATAAAGATGCCAGTATTAATCTTCATTCAAGAAATATTAAATTTATCCATCCAATCAAAAAAACAGAAATTTCCATTACTGCACCTACTCCAAATGATCCAATTTGGAAATCATGTTAA